One window from the genome of Salisaeta longa DSM 21114 encodes:
- a CDS encoding sugar phosphate isomerase/epimerase family protein — protein sequence MNRRSFLQLAASLTGGSAVAALTACTADPKPSAASSAVADTTSARAAAIRPIGVQLYTVRTLLANDFVGTIEQLAGMGYQTLEFAGYYDQSSAGVGALLKRLQLAAPSAHCMPADIRERPQALIDRAQALGHRYLVCAYLQEKDRGSLDAYRRIAELLNTFGQRCADAGVQLAYHNHDFEFAALDGTVPYDLLLSATEDDLVQMEADVYWMHAADVDPVAYFRKYPGRFPLWHLKDRTASGAMAPVGEGTIDFGALFSHATTAGLQYGFVEHDNPSDPLASLRASMQHLQGLLP from the coding sequence ATGAACCGACGCTCCTTCCTACAGCTTGCGGCGAGCCTCACGGGCGGGTCGGCCGTCGCCGCGCTCACCGCCTGCACCGCCGATCCCAAGCCGTCCGCTGCGTCTTCTGCCGTAGCCGATACGACCAGCGCGCGGGCCGCGGCCATTCGTCCCATTGGCGTGCAGCTGTACACGGTGCGCACGCTCCTGGCCAACGACTTTGTAGGCACCATCGAGCAGCTGGCCGGCATGGGCTACCAAACCCTCGAGTTTGCCGGCTACTACGATCAGTCGTCGGCCGGGGTCGGGGCACTGCTCAAGCGGTTGCAGCTTGCAGCCCCCTCGGCCCATTGCATGCCCGCCGACATCCGCGAGCGCCCGCAAGCCCTCATCGACCGGGCCCAGGCCCTGGGCCACCGCTACCTCGTGTGTGCGTATCTGCAGGAGAAGGATCGCGGCTCGCTCGACGCCTACCGCCGCATCGCCGAGCTGCTCAACACGTTTGGGCAACGCTGCGCCGACGCCGGCGTGCAGCTGGCCTATCACAACCACGACTTTGAGTTTGCCGCGCTCGACGGCACCGTGCCCTATGACCTCTTGCTATCGGCCACCGAAGACGATCTGGTGCAGATGGAGGCGGATGTGTATTGGATGCATGCCGCGGACGTCGATCCGGTGGCCTATTTTCGGAAGTACCCCGGGCGCTTTCCGCTCTGGCACCTCAAAGATCGCACCGCTAGCGGTGCCATGGCGCCGGTCGGGGAGGGCACCATTGACTTTGGGGCGCTCTTTTCTCATGCTACCACGGCCGGATTGCAGTACGGCTTTGTGGAGCACGACAATCCCAGCGATCCGCTGGCCTCGCTGCGCGCCAGCATGCAACATCTGCAAGGCCTCTTGCCCTAA
- a CDS encoding Ppx/GppA phosphatase family protein, producing MPSSVRERTACIHLPHTSYEANGAASPVRLCVIDLGTNSFHAVIVDAHPNGSFKVIDRMKEMVRLGEHGLMDHVLPPEAMERGVQALRRIDLLARGWNVREFLAYATSAIREAQNGGAFIERVWDTLGLRIRPISGAQEAQLIYQGVARAVDLSEPSMIVDVGGGSVEFIVVAKGTVHLATSLKLGAARMTEQFVTTDPITPDEQDAMRAHFRMSLEAVLEAARAHRVETIVGSSGTVKSLARVCVNAHGDGERTIFQQDLAAGDFRTALRRVIDAAAEERMALAAIDPQRADQIGAGALLMDELLAQLPIRRLRVSSHALREGMVVQFIEDNYQRLRYLAPFRTVRRRSVYEIGFRFSWEEQHAQHVAATAGLLFDVCAPLYAGPAADAELLEYAALLHDVGYHINHPDHHLHSHYLIQNADLRGFQPLEVSIIALVARYHRGASPDATHPSFAALTPAQQQRVRKLSVLLRIAEGLDRSHFQNVRALRLALTSERLTLALHTNADPELEVWAVRQEAARFEDTFGRTLTVTTTDDLLTGNVPPAAMAP from the coding sequence ATGCCTTCCTCGGTTCGCGAACGCACGGCGTGTATTCACCTTCCGCATACCTCGTACGAGGCCAACGGAGCCGCCTCGCCGGTGCGCCTGTGCGTGATTGACCTGGGCACCAACTCCTTCCACGCCGTCATTGTGGATGCCCACCCCAACGGCAGCTTCAAGGTCATCGACCGCATGAAGGAAATGGTGCGCCTGGGCGAGCACGGGCTGATGGATCATGTGCTGCCGCCCGAGGCCATGGAGCGCGGCGTGCAAGCCCTGCGGCGTATCGATCTGCTGGCGCGGGGGTGGAACGTCCGCGAGTTTCTTGCCTACGCCACAAGCGCAATCCGCGAGGCCCAAAACGGCGGGGCGTTCATCGAGCGCGTGTGGGACACCCTTGGCCTGCGCATCCGGCCGATCAGCGGAGCGCAGGAAGCCCAGCTCATCTATCAGGGCGTCGCGCGGGCCGTCGACCTCTCGGAGCCGTCGATGATTGTGGACGTGGGCGGCGGCTCGGTGGAGTTTATCGTCGTGGCCAAGGGCACGGTGCACCTCGCCACGAGCCTAAAACTGGGGGCGGCCCGCATGACCGAGCAGTTCGTGACGACCGACCCCATCACGCCGGATGAGCAGGACGCGATGCGCGCGCATTTTCGCATGTCGCTGGAAGCGGTTCTGGAGGCGGCGCGGGCCCACCGCGTCGAGACCATCGTGGGCTCGTCGGGCACGGTCAAGAGCCTGGCCCGCGTGTGCGTGAATGCCCACGGCGATGGCGAGCGCACCATCTTCCAGCAGGACCTCGCCGCCGGCGACTTTCGGACGGCCCTGCGCCGCGTGATTGACGCGGCCGCCGAGGAGCGCATGGCCCTGGCGGCCATCGACCCGCAACGCGCCGATCAGATTGGCGCGGGGGCGCTGCTCATGGACGAGCTGCTCGCCCAGCTTCCCATCCGGCGCCTGCGGGTGTCGTCGCACGCCCTGCGCGAGGGCATGGTGGTGCAGTTTATTGAAGACAACTACCAGCGGCTGCGCTACCTGGCGCCGTTCCGCACGGTGCGGCGCCGCAGCGTCTACGAGATTGGCTTCCGCTTCTCGTGGGAGGAGCAGCATGCCCAGCACGTGGCTGCCACCGCGGGGCTTCTCTTCGACGTGTGCGCGCCGTTGTACGCGGGCCCTGCCGCCGATGCCGAGCTGCTGGAGTACGCGGCCCTGCTCCACGACGTGGGCTACCACATCAACCACCCCGACCACCACCTCCACTCGCATTACCTGATCCAGAACGCCGATCTGCGCGGGTTTCAGCCGCTGGAGGTCTCCATCATTGCCCTTGTGGCCCGCTATCACCGCGGCGCGTCGCCCGACGCCACGCACCCGTCCTTTGCTGCCCTCACGCCCGCGCAGCAGCAGCGCGTGCGGAAGCTGAGCGTGCTGCTACGCATTGCCGAGGGCCTCGACCGGAGCCACTTCCAGAACGTGCGCGCCCTGCGGCTCGCCCTCACCAGCGAACGCTTAACCCTTGCCCTGCATACCAACGCCGATCCGGAGCTTGAAGTGTGGGCCGTGCGGCAAGAAGCGGCGCGCTTTGAAGACACCTTCGGGCGCACGCTCACCGTCACCACCACCGACGACCTGCTCACGGGCAACGTGCCGCCTGCTGCAATGGCCCCCTAA
- a CDS encoding outer membrane beta-barrel protein yields the protein MRYLSTGLSVLAVLLLLLPASATAQTTVEVGPRLGISLGDAADIGGDIFLGADARISSASLPVVINPAFDYYFVSTDGVSLFNVSLNALYEFTGSDQVFTPYAGGGLGIVRTSFDAGSFGTGSDTDIGLNLVGGAKFQTGSLQPFVQAKAKVGGDVSLFNIMGGLLFRF from the coding sequence ATGCGCTATCTCTCTACAGGTCTCTCGGTGCTTGCCGTCTTGCTTTTGCTGCTGCCGGCCTCCGCGACCGCCCAAACAACGGTTGAGGTTGGGCCGCGCCTTGGCATTAGCCTGGGCGATGCCGCAGACATCGGGGGCGACATCTTCCTCGGTGCCGACGCGCGCATCAGCTCCGCCAGCTTGCCGGTGGTTATCAACCCGGCCTTCGACTACTACTTCGTCAGCACCGACGGCGTCAGCCTCTTCAATGTTAGCCTGAACGCGCTCTACGAGTTTACGGGCAGCGACCAGGTCTTCACGCCGTACGCGGGCGGCGGGCTCGGCATTGTGCGCACCTCGTTCGATGCCGGCTCGTTTGGCACCGGCAGCGACACCGACATCGGCCTGAACCTGGTGGGCGGCGCCAAATTCCAGACCGGCAGCCTGCAGCCGTTTGTGCAAGCCAAAGCCAAGGTGGGCGGCGACGTTTCGCTGTTCAACATCATGGGCGGGCTGCTCTTCCGGTTCTAG
- a CDS encoding MFS transporter yields the protein MSAPLPDIDRKRLFLGSCIALIATSVAFATVGAIMLALKREFILTNAEVGWIGGAALWGFAVSQVVFAPLCDTLGMRTLLRLSFVGHLAGTACMIGATGFGMLFAGALVIAMANGLVEAACNPLVATLYPNNKAVKLNQFHVWFPGGVVLGGVGSFVLDQVGLGAWELKLGLILIPTVVYGVLMLRASFPPTENVQAGVSTGQMFKATFATPLMWLMLFCMALTASTELGPNRWVPAVLESGLSQAAGGFVGIGVLVLAWINGLMALMRYNSDKIVGRFSPTLVLLASSVVATGGLLWLSYADTALMAFGSATVFALGVAYFWPTMLGFVNERMPRTGALGLGLMGAVGMAVVGLVTAPQMGGIADEYAHERLPEARVVDVLQTVRATYPALTADVPSGFTGDLERAITTAQKALAAHQQSGALPQGTTANALRAVVDSKAAVESTTNATAQALPDRAAGLLGPADNYGGRMSFRYIVPFTALLILIFGGLYLRDRRRGGYEVESLAATSDAS from the coding sequence ATGAGCGCCCCGCTCCCCGACATCGACCGTAAGCGTTTATTCCTTGGCAGTTGCATAGCGCTCATCGCCACATCCGTGGCCTTTGCCACCGTGGGCGCGATCATGCTGGCCCTGAAGCGCGAATTCATCCTCACCAATGCGGAAGTGGGGTGGATTGGCGGGGCGGCGCTGTGGGGCTTTGCCGTGTCGCAGGTGGTGTTTGCGCCGCTTTGCGACACGCTGGGCATGCGCACGCTCTTGCGCCTGTCGTTTGTGGGCCACCTCGCGGGCACCGCCTGCATGATTGGCGCCACCGGCTTTGGGATGCTCTTTGCCGGCGCGCTCGTCATTGCGATGGCCAACGGGCTGGTAGAGGCGGCGTGTAATCCGCTGGTTGCCACCCTCTACCCCAACAACAAAGCCGTTAAGCTCAACCAATTTCACGTCTGGTTTCCGGGCGGTGTGGTGCTGGGTGGGGTCGGAAGTTTTGTGTTGGACCAAGTGGGCCTCGGGGCGTGGGAGCTCAAACTGGGACTGATCCTCATTCCTACGGTGGTCTACGGCGTGCTGATGCTGCGCGCCTCGTTTCCGCCGACCGAGAACGTACAGGCTGGCGTGAGCACTGGCCAGATGTTTAAGGCCACGTTTGCCACGCCGCTGATGTGGCTGATGCTCTTTTGCATGGCGCTTACCGCCTCCACCGAGCTGGGCCCCAACCGATGGGTGCCCGCCGTGCTGGAGTCGGGCCTGAGCCAGGCCGCCGGGGGCTTTGTGGGCATCGGGGTGCTTGTGCTCGCCTGGATCAACGGCCTCATGGCGCTCATGCGCTACAACTCGGATAAGATCGTGGGCCGCTTTTCGCCCACGCTGGTGCTCCTGGCGTCATCCGTCGTCGCCACCGGCGGGCTCCTCTGGCTGAGCTACGCCGACACGGCCCTCATGGCCTTCGGCTCGGCAACGGTGTTTGCGCTGGGCGTCGCGTATTTTTGGCCCACCATGCTCGGCTTTGTCAACGAGCGCATGCCGCGTACCGGCGCCCTGGGGCTGGGCCTGATGGGCGCGGTGGGCATGGCCGTTGTGGGCCTCGTCACCGCTCCGCAAATGGGCGGCATCGCCGACGAATACGCCCACGAACGGCTGCCCGAGGCGCGCGTGGTGGACGTTTTGCAAACGGTGCGCGCTACGTATCCGGCCCTCACCGCCGACGTGCCCAGCGGCTTCACGGGCGACCTCGAACGCGCAATCACGACGGCCCAAAAGGCCCTTGCCGCCCACCAGCAAAGCGGCGCGCTGCCGCAGGGCACCACCGCCAACGCACTGCGCGCCGTGGTGGATAGTAAAGCCGCCGTGGAGTCTACCACCAACGCCACCGCGCAGGCCCTGCCCGACCGGGCTGCAGGCCTGCTGGGGCCGGCCGACAACTACGGCGGACGCATGTCCTTTCGCTACATCGTGCCCTTTACGGCCCTCCTCATCCTCATTTTTGGCGGCCTCTACCTGCGCGACCGGCGGCGCGGGGGCTACGAAGTCGAATCCCTTGCCGCCACCTCCGATGCCTCTTAA
- a CDS encoding GMC oxidoreductase translates to MPYVQSSDRSNHYDAIVVGSGISGGWAAKELTERGLQTLVLERGPDVQHGDYPTEHKAPWEMPYNGQGNKQQMKEEQPRQSMAGPVNPYNNHFFVNDTQHPYTFDEDTPFLWIRGYQKGGRSLTWGRQTYRWSPMDFRANAEEGVAVDWPIRYDDVAPWYSYVERYAGITGREENLPQLPDSEFLPPMAMNVVEKDLRSRIEENFPERTMTIGRAAILTEPKPEQGRQACHFCGPCDRGCSVGAYFSSQSSTLPAARKTGRMTMQCNSIVHSVLYDDATGRATGVRVIDRETKAERTYTADVIFLCASALGSTKILLNSTSQAFPNGLANSSGTLGKFIMDHHFKVGAVGTMPGYDDTYYYGNRPNGIYVPRFRNLPGGGDAVDFLRGYGYQGGAYRESWGRALNEEGIGAGLKDRIREPGPWKMMFYGFGEILPYEDNYVTLDESTTDPWGMPALRMHVTLGENERRMREDMKAAAAEMLDAAGATDITVFEDRYWPGEGIHEMGGARMGRDPQTSVLNAHNQAHDVPNLFVTDGACMTSAACQNPSLTYMALTARAAEYAVRQLENGTL, encoded by the coding sequence ATGCCTTACGTACAATCGTCTGATCGCAGCAATCACTACGACGCCATCGTCGTGGGCTCGGGCATCTCGGGCGGGTGGGCCGCCAAGGAGCTCACCGAGCGCGGCCTGCAAACCCTTGTGCTAGAGCGCGGGCCCGACGTGCAGCACGGCGACTACCCCACCGAGCACAAGGCCCCGTGGGAGATGCCCTACAACGGCCAGGGCAACAAACAACAGATGAAAGAGGAGCAGCCGCGCCAGTCGATGGCAGGGCCGGTGAATCCGTACAACAACCACTTCTTCGTTAACGACACCCAGCACCCGTACACCTTCGACGAAGACACCCCGTTTTTGTGGATCCGCGGGTACCAGAAGGGCGGGCGCTCGCTTACGTGGGGCCGCCAAACGTACCGGTGGAGTCCGATGGACTTTCGCGCCAATGCGGAGGAGGGCGTGGCCGTCGATTGGCCCATACGCTACGATGATGTAGCGCCCTGGTACAGCTACGTGGAGCGCTACGCAGGCATTACCGGCCGGGAGGAAAACCTGCCGCAACTGCCCGACAGCGAGTTTTTGCCGCCCATGGCCATGAACGTGGTGGAGAAAGACCTGCGCTCGCGCATCGAGGAGAACTTTCCGGAGCGCACCATGACCATCGGGCGCGCGGCTATTCTCACCGAGCCGAAGCCCGAGCAGGGACGTCAGGCGTGCCACTTTTGCGGACCCTGCGACCGGGGCTGCAGCGTGGGGGCCTACTTCTCCAGCCAGAGCAGCACGCTGCCCGCGGCCCGCAAAACCGGCCGCATGACCATGCAATGCAACAGCATTGTGCACAGCGTGCTGTACGACGACGCCACCGGCCGGGCCACCGGCGTGCGCGTCATCGACCGGGAGACCAAAGCGGAGCGCACCTATACCGCCGACGTCATTTTCTTGTGCGCTTCGGCGCTGGGCAGCACCAAGATCTTGCTCAACTCGACCTCGCAGGCGTTTCCCAACGGCCTGGCCAACAGCAGCGGCACGCTGGGCAAGTTTATCATGGACCACCACTTTAAAGTGGGCGCCGTGGGCACCATGCCGGGCTACGACGACACCTACTACTACGGCAACCGGCCCAACGGCATCTACGTGCCGCGCTTTCGGAACCTGCCGGGCGGCGGCGACGCCGTCGACTTTTTGCGGGGCTACGGCTACCAGGGCGGCGCATACCGCGAGAGCTGGGGCCGCGCGCTCAACGAAGAGGGCATCGGGGCGGGCCTCAAAGACCGCATCCGCGAGCCGGGGCCGTGGAAGATGATGTTCTACGGCTTTGGGGAAATACTGCCGTACGAGGACAACTACGTGACGCTCGATGAAAGCACTACCGACCCGTGGGGCATGCCGGCGCTACGGATGCACGTGACCCTGGGCGAAAATGAGCGCCGCATGCGCGAGGACATGAAAGCGGCGGCAGCCGAGATGCTTGATGCAGCGGGTGCTACCGACATCACAGTGTTCGAAGATCGGTACTGGCCCGGTGAGGGCATCCACGAGATGGGCGGCGCCCGCATGGGCCGCGATCCCCAAACGTCTGTCCTCAACGCCCACAATCAGGCGCACGACGTGCCGAATCTTTTCGTTACCGACGGCGCCTGCATGACCAGCGCCGCCTGCCAAAACCCCTCGCTTACGTACATGGCCCTCACCGCGCGGGCCGCGGAATACGCCGTGCGTCAGCTGGAAAACGGCACCCTGTAG
- a CDS encoding sigma-54-dependent transcriptional regulator produces the protein MPTILVVDDEGSIRRTLREILEYEDYAVDVATEGSEALTMLRETTYDAVLLDIKMPAPDGMEVLRTLADEQPTLPVIMISGHATIETAVEATKLGAYDFIEKPPDLNRLLVTVRNALDRNTLEVENQRMRQMITEQAGDLSPIIGESDAIADIKATIDRVAATEARVLITGENGTGKELVARWIHQKSGRADAPLVEVNCAAIPSELIESELFGHEKGSFTGATQQRIGKFEQADGGTLFLDEIGDMSASAQAKVLRALQESTIQRVGGGQPIEVDVRVVAATNKDLMAEMEEGRFREDLYHRIGVILIDVPPLRHRRDDIPPLARHFAQHLARRHGMQPRTFTDAAIQHLRQAPWRGNVRELQNVVERLLILADGDTITAEAVERHIGPSAPGDSLATDLIHSHEDFTEARDAFERAFIQHKLNAHDWNVSQTAETIGIQRSHLYNKLNKYGIERGD, from the coding sequence ATGCCCACCATCCTGGTTGTTGACGACGAAGGAAGCATCCGCCGCACGCTGCGGGAAATTCTGGAGTATGAGGACTACGCGGTCGACGTGGCCACCGAGGGCAGCGAAGCCCTCACCATGCTCCGCGAAACCACGTACGATGCCGTGCTGCTCGACATCAAGATGCCCGCCCCCGATGGCATGGAGGTCCTGCGCACCCTGGCCGACGAACAGCCCACGCTGCCCGTCATCATGATCAGCGGCCACGCCACCATCGAGACCGCCGTGGAGGCCACCAAGCTCGGCGCGTACGACTTCATCGAGAAGCCGCCCGACCTCAACCGCCTGCTCGTCACCGTTCGCAATGCGCTCGACCGCAACACGCTGGAGGTGGAAAATCAGCGCATGCGGCAAATGATTACCGAGCAGGCCGGCGACCTCTCCCCCATCATCGGCGAGAGCGACGCCATTGCCGACATCAAGGCCACCATCGACCGGGTGGCCGCCACCGAGGCGCGCGTGCTCATCACCGGCGAAAACGGTACGGGCAAGGAGCTGGTCGCGCGGTGGATCCACCAGAAGTCGGGCCGTGCCGACGCGCCCCTCGTGGAGGTCAACTGCGCGGCCATCCCCAGCGAGCTGATCGAGAGTGAGCTGTTTGGCCACGAAAAGGGCAGCTTCACCGGCGCCACGCAGCAGCGCATCGGTAAGTTTGAGCAGGCCGACGGCGGTACGCTCTTCCTTGACGAAATTGGCGACATGAGCGCCTCGGCCCAGGCGAAGGTGCTACGTGCCCTGCAAGAATCGACCATCCAGCGCGTGGGCGGAGGCCAGCCCATCGAGGTGGACGTGCGCGTGGTTGCGGCCACGAACAAAGACCTGATGGCCGAGATGGAGGAGGGCCGCTTTCGGGAAGACCTGTACCATCGCATTGGCGTCATCCTGATTGACGTGCCGCCGCTGCGGCATCGCCGCGACGATATTCCGCCGCTCGCGCGCCACTTCGCCCAGCACCTGGCCCGCCGGCACGGCATGCAGCCCCGCACCTTTACCGACGCGGCCATTCAGCACCTCCGCCAAGCCCCGTGGCGCGGCAATGTGCGCGAGCTGCAGAACGTGGTCGAGCGGCTGCTCATCCTGGCCGACGGCGACACCATCACCGCCGAAGCCGTAGAGCGCCACATTGGCCCCTCGGCGCCCGGCGACTCGCTGGCTACCGACCTCATCCACAGCCACGAGGACTTCACCGAAGCCCGCGATGCCTTCGAGCGGGCCTTCATCCAGCACAAGCTCAATGCGCACGACTGGAACGTGAGCCAAACGGCGGAAACCATCGGCATCCAGCGCTCGCATCTCTACAACAAGCTCAACAAGTACGGCATCGAGCGGGGCGACTAA
- a CDS encoding nucleotidyltransferase family protein produces the protein MRTLDAIRRQLRAEMPVLRERYHVEQLGICGSYVREEQTEASDLDLLVTFTETPGLFDFIGLKHYLEDTLGLSVDLGMPDALKEGPAADNIRREVEYL, from the coding sequence ATGCGCACCCTCGACGCCATTCGGCGGCAGCTCCGGGCCGAGATGCCTGTCCTGCGCGAGCGCTACCACGTGGAGCAGCTCGGCATCTGTGGCTCATACGTGCGCGAGGAACAAACCGAGGCGAGCGACCTGGACCTGCTCGTGACCTTCACCGAGACGCCGGGGCTCTTCGATTTCATTGGACTCAAGCACTACCTCGAAGATACGCTCGGCCTTTCGGTGGATCTGGGCATGCCGGATGCGCTAAAAGAAGGCCCTGCGGCCGACAACATCCGCCGGGAGGTGGAATACCTGTGA
- a CDS encoding 3-keto-disaccharide hydrolase, whose translation MWTRCCCLASTLFLAGLLVGCGSDAPDASATPDAASAPDASNAAAAPLPDSVNALSQAAQANGWRLLFDGTSMAQWRGFTQDSMPDDWTIARGAMHFTGANDDAPDDIITRQMYDHFDLRLEWRISEGGNSGIMFNVREEGYEWPWQTGPEMQVLDNKRHPNGENPKTTAGANYALYAPAQDVTKPVGQWNEARLVVRGDTVTHYLNGTQLVRYVIGSEEWTQRVQNSKFGEMPGYASFDSGYIALQDHGDPVWFRDIKIRTLNP comes from the coding sequence ATGTGGACCCGCTGTTGTTGCCTGGCAAGCACGCTTTTCCTTGCCGGCCTGCTCGTAGGGTGCGGCTCCGACGCGCCCGACGCCTCGGCCACGCCTGATGCCGCCTCCGCCCCCGACGCTTCCAACGCGGCGGCCGCGCCCCTCCCCGACTCCGTCAATGCCCTATCGCAGGCGGCCCAGGCCAACGGGTGGCGCCTGTTGTTCGACGGCACGTCGATGGCGCAATGGCGTGGGTTTACGCAGGATTCGATGCCCGACGATTGGACGATTGCCCGCGGGGCGATGCACTTTACCGGTGCGAACGACGACGCGCCCGACGATATCATCACGCGTCAGATGTACGACCACTTCGATCTGCGGCTGGAATGGCGCATCTCGGAAGGCGGCAACAGCGGCATCATGTTCAACGTGCGCGAAGAGGGCTACGAGTGGCCGTGGCAAACCGGCCCCGAGATGCAGGTGCTCGACAACAAGCGGCATCCGAACGGCGAAAATCCCAAGACCACCGCCGGTGCCAACTATGCCCTCTACGCCCCGGCGCAAGACGTCACCAAGCCGGTGGGGCAGTGGAACGAAGCCCGCCTGGTGGTGCGCGGCGATACCGTGACGCACTACCTGAACGGCACCCAACTGGTGCGCTACGTCATTGGCAGCGAGGAGTGGACGCAGCGCGTGCAAAACAGCAAATTTGGCGAGATGCCGGGCTACGCTTCTTTCGATAGCGGCTACATTGCCCTGCAAGATCACGGCGATCCGGTGTGGTTTCGCGACATCAAGATTCGCACGCTGAACCCGTAA
- a CDS encoding gluconate 2-dehydrogenase subunit 3 family protein, giving the protein MASSANISRREALKRTALLVGGLVSAPVWSSALTGCAPTSDGPLVLLSEAQFELVAPMTDIIIPPTDTPGARAAGVPRFIDRMVGDSFLAKDRKRFMDGLQAFGAQVRAAHQRPFAELSRALQTAAVATLDDDTFGPDAPPPDPEAPSFFRMFKELTLVGYYTSEVGATQELRLNIVPGYYDGNVPFADIGRAWSQD; this is encoded by the coding sequence ATGGCTTCCTCCGCTAACATCTCGCGCCGCGAGGCGCTCAAGCGCACCGCCCTCCTCGTGGGCGGGCTCGTCTCGGCGCCTGTGTGGAGCAGCGCCCTCACCGGCTGTGCGCCCACCAGCGACGGGCCGCTCGTCCTCTTGTCCGAGGCGCAGTTTGAGCTCGTGGCGCCCATGACCGACATCATCATTCCGCCGACGGACACGCCTGGGGCCCGCGCGGCCGGCGTGCCGCGGTTCATCGATCGCATGGTGGGCGACAGCTTTTTGGCGAAGGATCGGAAGCGCTTCATGGACGGTCTGCAAGCGTTCGGCGCACAAGTGCGCGCCGCGCACCAACGCCCGTTTGCTGAACTCTCGCGTGCGCTGCAGACGGCCGCCGTGGCCACCCTCGACGACGACACCTTTGGCCCCGATGCGCCGCCGCCCGATCCCGAGGCGCCCTCCTTCTTCCGCATGTTCAAAGAGCTCACCCTCGTGGGCTACTACACCTCCGAAGTGGGCGCCACCCAGGAGCTACGCCTCAACATCGTGCCGGGCTACTACGACGGCAACGTGCCCTTTGCCGACATCGGGCGCGCCTGGTCGCAAGATTAA
- a CDS encoding FecCD family ABC transporter permease — MPRRPLLLSLGLLLAVGGSVVGATAMGSVEVSWTLAARVLWAQLGGPPVDAPVAARIVWQLRLPRAVLALLVGGGLSVVGVAMQALVRNPLAEPYVLGISSGASAGASLFYLGFLPPLVARHVSMPLAAVGGGWATLLVVYAVAQRGARLSIPRLLLAGVALSALMGAVTSFITFASPEPDKLRAVLFWLLGSLSGTQWTMLTVPAVVTLSGGVVLWALARPLDAFLLGEEAALHLGVPVETLKHVLLALAALITGTLVAVSGAIGFVGLIVPHAVRAVVGVPHRRVLPLSFLGGALFLLWADVAARSLLPGQELPVGILTALCGVPFFLMLLRRGTYHFGIS, encoded by the coding sequence ATGCCCCGCCGCCCGCTCCTGTTGAGCCTTGGATTGCTGCTCGCGGTGGGCGGGTCGGTGGTGGGGGCGACGGCTATGGGCAGCGTAGAGGTGTCGTGGACGCTGGCCGCGCGCGTCCTGTGGGCGCAGCTGGGCGGGCCGCCGGTCGACGCGCCGGTGGCCGCGCGTATCGTGTGGCAGCTGCGCCTTCCCCGCGCGGTGCTCGCGCTCCTTGTGGGCGGCGGCCTCTCGGTGGTGGGCGTCGCCATGCAGGCGCTGGTGCGCAATCCGCTGGCCGAGCCGTACGTGCTGGGCATCTCCAGCGGTGCCTCGGCCGGGGCCTCGCTGTTCTACCTGGGCTTTCTGCCGCCGCTCGTGGCGCGCCACGTCTCCATGCCGCTGGCGGCAGTGGGGGGCGGATGGGCCACGCTGCTGGTGGTGTACGCCGTGGCCCAGCGCGGCGCGCGCCTGTCCATCCCCCGCCTGCTGCTCGCGGGCGTCGCCCTCTCGGCCCTGATGGGCGCCGTCACCTCCTTCATCACGTTTGCGTCGCCGGAGCCCGACAAACTGCGGGCGGTGCTGTTTTGGCTGCTGGGCTCGCTAAGCGGCACGCAGTGGACCATGCTGACGGTACCGGCGGTCGTTACGCTTAGCGGGGGCGTGGTGCTGTGGGCCCTGGCCCGTCCGTTGGATGCGTTCCTCCTGGGCGAGGAGGCCGCACTGCACCTGGGGGTGCCCGTCGAGACGCTCAAGCACGTGCTGCTCGCTCTCGCGGCCCTCATCACCGGCACCCTCGTGGCCGTCTCGGGCGCCATCGGCTTTGTGGGGCTCATCGTGCCGCATGCCGTGCGCGCGGTGGTGGGCGTGCCGCACCGGCGCGTGCTGCCGCTCAGCTTCCTCGGCGGCGCCCTCTTCCTCTTGTGGGCCGACGTGGCGGCGCGGAGCCTCCTGCCCGGACAGGAACTTCCCGTGGGCATCCTCACGGCCCTGTGCGGCGTGCCGTTCTTTCTGATGCTGCTGCGCCGCGGCACCTACCACTTCGGGATCTCCTGA